The Victivallis lenta genome includes a window with the following:
- a CDS encoding PqqD family protein has translation MKLNPFVMMREEFDGTGIVFDPDRNKAISLNSTGVAVWKVLASGGTEADAIHAILAEFSDVTEAQAKQDVAKFFGVLREKGLLTDE, from the coding sequence ATGAAACTCAATCCGTTTGTTATGATGCGGGAGGAGTTTGACGGAACCGGAATCGTGTTCGACCCCGACCGCAACAAAGCAATTTCACTGAATTCCACAGGCGTCGCCGTCTGGAAGGTTCTCGCCTCCGGCGGAACGGAAGCGGACGCAATCCATGCGATTCTCGCCGAATTCTCCGACGTCACGGAAGCGCAGGCGAAACAGGATGTTGCGAAGTTTTTCGGCGTTCTGCGTGAAAAAGGCCTGCTGACCGACGAATGA
- a CDS encoding PH domain-containing protein, translating to MNNKNEKILYRVKSNRFLFVAKAVWNIIWFSIGTTISIGLGTLLLSGILGFLCNDNKLNLPVVYLGAILIPLTIAVRILHIILLRKNQFYTISTQSITSEGGVLIRFNHTFRRNQIQSVSYTQTLIQQLLGCGNIVVSTAASSRGGIILTNIDHVQEIYKAISYNR from the coding sequence ATGAACAACAAAAATGAAAAAATCCTCTACCGCGTCAAAAGCAACCGTTTCCTCTTTGTCGCCAAAGCAGTCTGGAACATCATCTGGTTCAGCATTGGAACCACGATAAGCATCGGCCTTGGAACTCTGCTGCTCAGTGGAATTCTCGGCTTTCTCTGCAATGACAACAAACTGAATCTGCCGGTCGTTTATCTCGGAGCGATCCTGATTCCGTTGACGATCGCCGTCAGAATCCTCCACATCATCTTGCTTCGGAAGAATCAGTTTTACACGATCAGCACCCAAAGCATAACCAGCGAAGGCGGGGTACTGATCCGCTTCAACCACACCTTCCGCCGGAACCAGATTCAAAGCGTAAGTTACACGCAGACCCTGATCCAGCAGCTCCTCGGCTGCGGCAACATCGTGGTCAGCACCGCGGCTTCCAGCCGAGGCGGAATCATTCTGACCAATATCGATCACGTGCAGGAAATATATAAGGCGATCAGCTATAACCGGTAA
- a CDS encoding IS110 family transposase: protein MQRKGNAIRSESQVKNQISVGIDMGGSLWATAVQDWEAGKMSYYGLKDKVDQSKEDRVFELVTNLLHSGKRVDIFYEAGRYGYWPARKLIALGANVHILPINKLKVIMSGKTIKTDKLDAKFLAALHPSDHIPTVYIPSLEEEGRRDAEREWDRIKKSIDRVNAQMISLIERTPLPGFKSHRTAVEWRKAIRKWSKLPEWAECPSLLLLRLPNLLAELELFEKELAGWKQTIQKFQNHDEETSKQNGNTDSTAETVRKLQQFKGVGDRLSRHLPWEIGDFHRFATGKQFAAFFGLTPCPYASGTMKRDQGISKAGRKSLRKMAIECAWLWYRWQPESWLTKKWKDRLAQKGRSRRTAIVALARQLMVALWRYVVKGEVIEGAIINKPIAA from the coding sequence ATGCAGAGAAAAGGTAATGCCATTCGCAGTGAAAGTCAAGTCAAGAACCAGATAAGTGTCGGAATTGATATGGGAGGCAGTCTCTGGGCAACAGCCGTTCAGGACTGGGAAGCGGGAAAAATGAGTTATTACGGTTTGAAAGACAAGGTTGATCAAAGCAAAGAGGATCGCGTGTTTGAGCTGGTCACAAATTTGCTTCATAGTGGCAAACGCGTAGATATTTTCTATGAAGCAGGTCGCTATGGCTACTGGCCAGCTCGTAAGTTGATTGCACTTGGTGCGAATGTTCATATCCTTCCGATCAACAAGTTGAAAGTGATTATGAGTGGAAAGACGATCAAGACGGACAAACTTGATGCAAAATTCCTTGCCGCCTTGCACCCCTCGGATCATATACCAACAGTTTACATCCCGTCCTTGGAAGAGGAAGGTCGTCGGGATGCGGAACGAGAATGGGATCGTATCAAAAAATCAATAGATCGCGTAAACGCTCAAATGATTTCTTTGATAGAACGCACACCGTTGCCAGGTTTTAAATCACACCGGACGGCGGTAGAGTGGCGCAAGGCAATTAGAAAATGGTCGAAATTGCCGGAATGGGCAGAATGTCCCAGCTTGTTGTTGCTTCGGCTTCCCAATTTGCTTGCCGAACTGGAGTTGTTCGAGAAAGAACTGGCTGGTTGGAAACAGACCATCCAGAAATTCCAGAATCACGATGAAGAAACTTCCAAACAAAATGGCAACACTGATTCGACGGCAGAAACGGTCAGAAAATTGCAACAGTTTAAAGGTGTCGGAGATCGTTTGTCACGGCACTTGCCTTGGGAGATCGGAGATTTTCACCGTTTTGCCACGGGAAAACAATTTGCCGCATTTTTCGGATTGACACCATGTCCATATGCCAGTGGGACAATGAAAAGAGATCAGGGAATCAGCAAAGCCGGACGCAAAAGTCTGCGAAAAATGGCGATTGAATGTGCATGGCTGTGGTATCGCTGGCAACCGGAAAGTTGGTTGACAAAAAAATGGAAAGACCGCCTTGCGCAAAAAGGACGTAGTCGGAGAACCGCCATTGTCGCGCTCGCACGTCAGTTGATGGTTGCGTTGTGGCGATATGTGGTTAAAGGCGAAGTTATTGAAGGGGCGATTATTAACAAACCAATTGCAGCATAA
- a CDS encoding helix-turn-helix domain-containing protein, protein MGKKNKAAKRLARYRAEARQEALDREIISKQTAEALYKLCLPILPEYIDDSQECDLVGREIVFKMGITAWNLAVTGRQLRIDSVFQQARLSPDEQRMIRQEIIELVDRKNRQYPELRFTIEDFQLVPEAGSVNLTVRLGQEMPPPAVPGMFLLTSEPEIVSPASTPGIPETLRSRRKAKGLSQIKLAEVLGVSVKKISAWEHGKSVPTAEEQKKLDAFI, encoded by the coding sequence ATGGGAAAGAAGAATAAAGCGGCCAAGCGTCTGGCCAGATATCGTGCGGAGGCGCGGCAGGAAGCTCTGGACCGGGAAATCATATCGAAGCAGACAGCAGAAGCTCTCTACAAATTGTGTTTGCCGATTTTACCGGAATATATCGATGACAGTCAGGAATGTGATCTGGTTGGCCGGGAGATTGTTTTCAAAATGGGCATTACGGCTTGGAACCTTGCCGTAACCGGTCGGCAGTTGCGGATTGATTCCGTGTTCCAGCAGGCCCGGCTGTCACCGGATGAACAGCGGATGATTCGCCAGGAGATTATCGAACTTGTTGATCGGAAAAATCGGCAATATCCTGAATTGCGGTTTACCATTGAAGATTTCCAATTGGTGCCGGAAGCGGGTTCCGTCAATCTGACCGTGCGCCTGGGGCAGGAAATGCCACCGCCGGCTGTTCCGGGTATGTTTTTGCTGACTTCGGAGCCGGAGATTGTTTCACCAGCCTCAACGCCGGGTATTCCGGAAACACTCCGCAGTCGTCGGAAAGCAAAAGGATTGTCCCAGATCAAGCTTGCTGAAGTTCTCGGCGTTTCCGTTAAAAAAATCTCAGCTTGGGAACATGGAAAATCAGTTCCGACTGCCGAAGAACAGAAGAAACTTGACGCTTTCATTTAG
- a CDS encoding ArdC family protein, whose translation MQDIYQEITDRMIAELEKGRIPWHCPWRPAEWRHRNLISGKPYRGINAILLAMSPYASPFWLTMRQLRKLGGELRPNEEGSAVVFWKLFEKDEDTILPVLRFYTVYNLEQTYGIPAKHIPQLPPRAIIEFNPIEAAEEIIAGYEDCPPIIHGGNSASYSPSLDRIRMPNRVQFENEEEYYSTLFHEATHSTGHKSRLNRPGMEHISFGSEVYSKEELIAEMGAAFLCTQTGIEHATIKNSAAYIQNWLEHLRNDKKLVLQAAQKAQKAVDYILKPVQTQEKAA comes from the coding sequence ATGCAGGACATCTATCAGGAAATCACCGACCGGATGATTGCCGAACTCGAAAAGGGCAGGATTCCGTGGCATTGTCCATGGCGCCCGGCAGAGTGGCGTCACCGCAATCTGATCAGCGGGAAACCCTATCGCGGAATCAATGCGATTCTGCTGGCGATGAGTCCGTATGCTTCGCCGTTCTGGCTGACCATGCGGCAGCTCCGGAAACTCGGAGGCGAACTGCGTCCGAACGAGGAAGGTTCGGCTGTCGTATTCTGGAAATTGTTTGAAAAAGACGAGGACACCATATTGCCGGTATTGCGCTTTTATACCGTTTACAATCTCGAACAGACATATGGTATTCCGGCAAAGCACATTCCGCAGCTTCCGCCACGGGCAATCATCGAATTCAATCCGATCGAAGCCGCCGAGGAGATCATCGCTGGGTATGAGGATTGCCCGCCGATCATCCACGGCGGCAACAGCGCCAGCTACAGCCCGTCACTGGACCGGATCAGAATGCCCAACCGCGTCCAGTTTGAGAATGAGGAGGAATACTACAGCACCCTGTTTCATGAAGCCACGCATTCGACCGGACACAAATCTCGGCTGAACCGCCCCGGAATGGAACACATCAGTTTCGGCAGCGAAGTCTACTCCAAAGAGGAGCTGATCGCCGAAATGGGCGCCGCATTCCTTTGTACGCAGACCGGAATCGAACACGCCACAATCAAAAACTCCGCCGCCTACATCCAGAACTGGCTGGAACATCTGCGCAACGACAAAAAGCTGGTACTGCAGGCAGCACAGAAAGCTCAGAAAGCGGTGGATTACATTCTCAAGCCCGTTCAAACGCAGGAGAAAGCCGCATGA
- the mobF gene encoding MobF family relaxase: MAFTLSFKRDFFLLKEGVGAMFNMTKIKAVRGDGRSFYMNHLSSNDYYSEHEKVQGRWCGRLALEFDLWDAVSSEEFSLFQRNINPKTLEKLTQRTVKSGVRFFDFQCAAPKSVSIISLFDSRLLQAHEEAVQAAMHELEDLAAVRVRTGENVKTRNYELTGKLLYARFTHDTSRALDPQLHTHNVVVNLTQDADGNYKALEALEMCRAIRYAGKVYHNHLARKCRELGYETVDHRDEKGRIVWFDLKGVSAEVMELYSKRRREIEAEEQKFIAEHGRKPTFAENNFLSMTTRENKLKTSDRAKVRQFQLSQLSDEQRRELNEMVREAGRHTGSLPGNDIETCVRMIREALPQLYERESVLKLDKILGEVLNRNLGHVELEVLKQAVPHVPELCNLGGLKENPWYSPQEVIDRELYAIEAVERQRNLLTPIAPEFEAFPGEESRQEQAAIIHGLLNSPDRFNLFRGVAGSGKTSTLQELCRGLQSCGLERIYLIAPTNSAVEVLKGEGFQYSSTVASFLLSEKKPEAGSYVIIDESGLNSLREGAEIIRLANENDYRVLFVGDARQHTSVESGDFFRLLENHSGIARFELRTIRRQQSENYRAGIAYCADGYFQAAFDTFEENGFIHEGKSDYLKKAAESYLEFTENGRFPERAILVAPTHDECDNLTSAVRERLKTAGVIARTGRMLPVFRSWRWEKAMLAEAANYRPGMAVSFVRSLKDIAEAGEYAVVESIADGMLHFTSGKSIHLRRSAGYIEAGELREMELCPGDVIQFGVNLKSRKIYNGNLARIVDDPAKIMLLNADGTDRELVDFPENCSAISPGWVTTSYKSQGRTADTVVVAAQEIDRKSFYVALSRGRLNMALHCPDKEFLKEQLLKDKKCRLSVHDLVDEGEIPRVPERRPLPEEVRLLAAEKRPDTEYKSVEGRLRKLRRYLKGVAARVRRYCRRVADRRSRNARYGFGIVTEKTLLELEKEHAVEFPAVQPPKPLESEPVIKELIRQGNAVPDEPKPAVRKNNAPARSRSSWGWDEFEAWIEEEKRKHGGNDPEPGVERTAAQEDHHSSERWNAEEKHNPSELEKLESEPVLEKVGVPARSRNSWGWEEFDAWVEEEKRKLNEREAAQKELEPESKPKPKKEKAVKSRSPERAQPRFPAPPEIPKDSGRGMDL; the protein is encoded by the coding sequence ATGGCTTTTACATTGAGTTTCAAAAGGGATTTTTTTCTTTTGAAAGAAGGTGTTGGAGCTATGTTCAATATGACGAAGATTAAGGCTGTTCGTGGGGATGGTCGTTCTTTTTATATGAATCATCTTTCTTCGAATGATTATTATTCGGAGCATGAAAAAGTACAGGGAAGATGGTGTGGACGGTTGGCGTTGGAGTTCGATTTGTGGGATGCGGTCAGTTCGGAGGAGTTCAGCTTGTTTCAACGGAACATCAATCCTAAAACCCTGGAAAAACTGACGCAGCGGACTGTAAAATCAGGCGTCCGGTTCTTTGATTTTCAATGTGCGGCTCCGAAGTCGGTATCGATCATTTCATTGTTCGATTCCCGGCTGCTTCAGGCCCATGAGGAGGCGGTTCAGGCGGCGATGCACGAACTGGAAGATCTGGCCGCGGTCCGGGTGCGGACGGGCGAAAATGTGAAAACCCGGAACTATGAGCTTACCGGCAAACTCCTTTATGCGCGGTTCACGCACGACACCAGCCGTGCGCTCGATCCGCAGCTCCATACGCATAATGTGGTGGTCAATCTGACGCAGGACGCCGACGGCAATTATAAGGCCCTGGAGGCCCTGGAGATGTGCCGGGCGATTCGCTACGCCGGGAAGGTCTACCACAACCATCTGGCCCGGAAATGCCGGGAACTCGGTTACGAAACGGTTGACCACCGCGACGAGAAAGGCCGGATCGTCTGGTTCGACCTGAAAGGCGTTTCGGCGGAGGTGATGGAACTCTACTCGAAACGCCGCCGTGAGATTGAGGCCGAAGAACAGAAATTCATCGCGGAGCATGGCCGGAAACCGACGTTCGCGGAGAATAATTTTCTTTCGATGACGACCCGCGAAAACAAGCTGAAAACTTCCGACCGGGCGAAGGTGCGGCAGTTCCAGCTTTCGCAGCTTTCGGATGAACAGCGCCGGGAACTGAATGAGATGGTCCGGGAAGCCGGGAGGCACACCGGCAGCCTGCCGGGAAATGATATCGAAACCTGCGTCCGGATGATCCGGGAAGCCCTGCCGCAGTTATACGAACGCGAAAGCGTTCTGAAGCTCGACAAGATTCTCGGTGAGGTCCTGAACCGGAACCTCGGCCATGTTGAGCTGGAGGTTTTGAAACAGGCCGTTCCGCACGTACCGGAGCTGTGCAACCTCGGAGGGCTGAAGGAGAATCCGTGGTATTCGCCGCAGGAGGTAATCGACCGTGAACTCTACGCGATTGAAGCAGTAGAACGCCAGCGTAATCTGCTTACTCCCATCGCGCCGGAATTCGAAGCATTTCCGGGCGAAGAGAGCCGGCAGGAACAGGCCGCGATCATTCATGGGCTGCTGAACTCTCCGGATCGTTTCAACCTGTTCCGGGGCGTGGCCGGTTCCGGCAAGACCTCGACTTTGCAGGAACTTTGCCGGGGCCTTCAAAGCTGCGGCCTCGAACGCATTTACCTGATCGCGCCGACCAACAGCGCGGTTGAGGTGCTGAAAGGGGAAGGATTTCAGTATTCAAGCACCGTCGCGAGCTTTTTGCTTTCGGAAAAGAAACCGGAAGCGGGCAGTTACGTGATCATCGATGAAAGCGGACTGAATTCTCTGCGCGAAGGCGCGGAGATTATCCGGCTCGCCAACGAGAACGACTACCGGGTGCTGTTCGTCGGCGACGCCCGGCAGCATACTTCCGTTGAAAGCGGCGACTTCTTCCGGCTGCTGGAAAACCATTCCGGGATTGCACGCTTCGAGCTGAGAACGATCCGTCGGCAGCAGTCCGAGAACTACCGCGCCGGGATTGCCTATTGTGCCGACGGCTATTTTCAGGCGGCTTTCGATACATTCGAGGAGAACGGTTTTATTCATGAAGGGAAATCCGACTACCTGAAGAAAGCGGCGGAGAGCTATCTGGAGTTCACGGAAAACGGCCGTTTTCCCGAACGGGCGATTCTGGTGGCGCCGACACATGACGAGTGCGACAACCTGACCTCCGCCGTCCGCGAACGGCTGAAGACGGCCGGAGTGATTGCTCGAACCGGACGAATGCTGCCGGTATTCCGCAGTTGGCGGTGGGAGAAAGCCATGCTGGCGGAGGCTGCGAACTATCGCCCCGGCATGGCGGTATCCTTTGTGCGCAGCCTCAAGGATATCGCGGAGGCGGGCGAATATGCGGTGGTCGAATCGATCGCAGACGGAATGCTGCATTTCACCAGCGGCAAGTCGATCCACCTCCGGCGGTCGGCGGGTTATATCGAAGCGGGAGAACTGCGGGAAATGGAACTTTGCCCGGGGGATGTGATCCAGTTCGGCGTCAACCTGAAAAGCCGGAAAATCTATAACGGCAACCTCGCCCGGATCGTTGATGATCCGGCAAAGATCATGCTGCTGAACGCCGATGGAACCGACCGGGAACTGGTTGATTTTCCGGAGAACTGCTCAGCGATCAGTCCCGGCTGGGTTACAACCTCCTACAAGTCACAGGGGCGGACCGCCGATACGGTGGTTGTGGCGGCGCAGGAGATAGACCGGAAAAGTTTCTATGTGGCCCTGAGTCGCGGGCGGTTGAATATGGCGCTGCACTGTCCGGATAAAGAGTTTCTGAAAGAACAGTTATTGAAAGATAAAAAATGCCGCCTGAGCGTGCATGATCTGGTCGATGAGGGGGAGATTCCCCGCGTTCCGGAACGGCGGCCTTTGCCGGAGGAGGTTCGGCTGCTGGCGGCAGAGAAGCGGCCGGATACAGAGTACAAGTCTGTGGAAGGGCGACTGAGGAAGTTGCGGAGATATCTGAAGGGAGTGGCGGCCCGGGTAAGGCGTTATTGTCGGAGAGTGGCGGACCGCCGCAGTCGCAATGCCAGATACGGTTTCGGAATCGTTACGGAAAAGACATTGCTTGAACTTGAAAAGGAACACGCCGTCGAATTTCCGGCGGTCCAGCCTCCAAAGCCGCTTGAATCGGAACCGGTCATAAAAGAACTGATTCGTCAGGGAAACGCCGTTCCGGATGAGCCGAAGCCGGCGGTGAGAAAAAACAATGCTCCAGCCCGTTCTCGTAGTTCATGGGGATGGGATGAGTTCGAGGCATGGATCGAAGAGGAAAAGCGCAAGCATGGCGGGAATGATCCGGAGCCGGGAGTTGAAAGAACAGCCGCTCAGGAGGATCATCATAGTTCGGAGAGATGGAATGCGGAAGAAAAACACAACCCCTCGGAGCTGGAAAAGCTGGAATCGGAGCCGGTACTTGAAAAGGTCGGCGTTCCAGCACGGTCCCGCAATTCGTGGGGTTGGGAGGAGTTCGATGCATGGGTTGAAGAGGAAAAGCGCAAGCTCAATGAGCGCGAGGCTGCTCAGAAAGAGTTGGAACCGGAATCGAAGCCGAAACCGAAGAAGGAGAAAGCCGTTAAAAGCAGATCGCCGGAACGGGCGCAGCCCCGTTTTCCGGCGCCGCCGGAGATCCCAAAGGATTCCGGGCGTGGAATGGATTTATAA
- a CDS encoding ParB/RepB/Spo0J family partition protein, whose translation MNTKLPVSRIQCEPDRTYNKADDMHLRASIKSRLDKGLKPLLQPVALKKLENNPDYDYAVDDGRRRFLALLDFKFTELELGQEAILIDGDSEINAYLANQHTNLSLAEEIAKLYSMREKFPTLDGLAAEIGHSPSWVARRLNLLNLSELWKKAMEGKTFGYMTVSHYETIATFPPEIQDNIFDYIRGVEGRELKTMSVRKFSETLYDRFATLLSSLPWPEEGCGECPACRERRDSGFLFANLLPEPRCMNREYLEKKRKEYVAGLAAQEPETVLVSQKYHTQEEDDQKDDEDPLAGNPVLGPGDWRETDKPEEGVPAIIADGPRAGTKITIQRPKASEEAAPKKSKTLAERKEAKMRQRKRKAIDMLMTAIRDGKAATPSRTAIYLMIACKGTKPACGSQFDYKTKKHVNAAGLPDKIQSYCSLDARELTASGQLDDLLWNRVCENIFSELTYGQSGPEEPRWQEAELIAGLVQFDLAKALEETTALLPDPKAWEALARAEAKQPVPQAA comes from the coding sequence ATGAACACGAAACTTCCCGTCAGTCGAATTCAGTGTGAACCGGACCGTACCTACAACAAAGCGGATGACATGCACCTGCGTGCGAGCATCAAAAGCCGGCTGGACAAAGGCCTGAAGCCGCTGCTGCAGCCGGTCGCGCTGAAGAAGCTGGAAAACAATCCCGATTACGATTATGCGGTGGACGACGGCCGCCGCCGTTTTCTGGCGCTGCTCGACTTCAAATTCACGGAACTCGAACTCGGTCAGGAGGCGATCCTGATTGACGGCGATTCGGAGATCAACGCCTATCTGGCGAACCAGCATACGAACCTCTCGCTGGCGGAAGAGATCGCCAAGCTCTATTCCATGCGGGAAAAATTCCCGACGCTGGACGGCCTCGCCGCGGAGATCGGCCACTCTCCGAGCTGGGTGGCGCGCCGGCTCAATCTGCTGAACCTTTCCGAACTCTGGAAGAAGGCGATGGAGGGCAAGACCTTCGGCTATATGACGGTTTCGCACTACGAAACGATCGCGACGTTTCCGCCGGAGATTCAGGATAATATTTTCGATTACATCCGCGGCGTCGAGGGCCGGGAGTTGAAAACCATGAGCGTACGCAAATTCAGCGAAACGCTGTATGACCGGTTCGCCACGCTGCTGTCGAGCCTGCCGTGGCCGGAAGAAGGGTGCGGCGAATGTCCGGCCTGCCGGGAACGCCGGGATTCCGGCTTTCTGTTCGCCAATCTGCTCCCCGAACCGCGCTGCATGAACCGGGAATATCTGGAAAAAAAGCGCAAGGAATATGTGGCCGGCCTTGCCGCACAGGAGCCGGAGACGGTTCTTGTATCGCAGAAGTACCACACTCAGGAAGAGGATGACCAAAAAGATGATGAAGATCCATTGGCGGGAAATCCGGTTCTCGGTCCCGGCGACTGGCGCGAAACCGACAAACCGGAGGAAGGTGTTCCGGCGATCATCGCGGACGGGCCGCGCGCGGGAACGAAAATCACGATCCAGCGCCCGAAAGCCTCTGAGGAAGCCGCTCCGAAAAAGAGCAAAACGCTGGCCGAGCGCAAGGAAGCGAAGATGCGCCAGCGCAAACGCAAGGCCATCGACATGCTGATGACCGCGATCAGGGATGGCAAAGCCGCGACTCCCTCCCGGACCGCGATTTACCTGATGATCGCCTGCAAAGGGACCAAGCCGGCCTGCGGCAGCCAGTTCGACTATAAAACGAAAAAGCATGTCAATGCAGCCGGCCTGCCGGACAAAATTCAAAGCTACTGCTCCCTCGATGCGCGGGAACTGACCGCCTCCGGACAGCTCGACGATCTGCTCTGGAACCGGGTCTGCGAAAATATCTTTTCCGAACTCACGTATGGGCAGAGCGGCCCCGAAGAACCGCGCTGGCAGGAAGCGGAGCTGATTGCTGGGCTGGTACAGTTCGATCTGGCCAAGGCGCTCGAAGAAACTACCGCCCTGTTGCCCGATCCGAAAGCCTGGGAGGCGTTGGCCAGAGCCGAGGCGAAACAGCCCGTGCCCCAAGCGGCCTGA